In the genome of Gordonia rubripertincta, one region contains:
- a CDS encoding LysR family transcriptional regulator codes for MFDVRKLAVFTEVVRCGSMSSAAATTRYTTSAISQQITALERELGHQLLVRTSSGVHPTPAGARLVDHAAVILAAIDAAERDLHKAAAPESGVIRIASFSSAASEILPRTVARLREAFPRTEVRLVAADPDDGTALLREGEVEVCVITEVPGGRSEHQDLCTTPLSDDEFFVVLPPGHRLAGVREVPLAALAAEQWVVSSATGTCPDARVFLDSCRRAGFTPSVSFRAEDYSTVQGLVAAGLGVSLVPSLALRSARDDVVIRPVVCPPPVRRIALATNTPPAPGGPVAALLSVARAVGAQRSTDRSPRPAYTVPARPVSVA; via the coding sequence GTGTTCGACGTACGCAAGCTCGCGGTGTTCACCGAGGTCGTCCGGTGCGGCTCGATGTCCTCGGCCGCCGCGACGACGCGATACACGACGTCGGCGATCTCGCAGCAGATCACCGCGCTCGAACGCGAACTCGGCCATCAGTTGTTGGTGCGCACCTCGTCGGGAGTGCATCCGACCCCAGCCGGCGCACGACTCGTCGACCACGCCGCCGTCATCCTGGCAGCGATCGACGCCGCCGAACGCGACCTGCACAAAGCCGCTGCACCCGAGTCCGGCGTCATCCGCATCGCTTCCTTCTCCAGTGCGGCGTCGGAGATCCTGCCGCGCACCGTCGCCCGATTACGAGAGGCGTTCCCGCGCACCGAGGTACGACTCGTCGCGGCGGACCCCGACGACGGCACCGCACTGTTGCGGGAGGGCGAGGTCGAGGTCTGCGTGATCACCGAGGTCCCCGGGGGTCGCAGCGAGCACCAGGACCTGTGCACCACACCGCTGTCCGACGACGAGTTCTTCGTCGTGCTGCCACCCGGCCATCGCCTGGCCGGCGTGCGGGAGGTTCCCCTCGCCGCCCTCGCCGCGGAGCAGTGGGTCGTGAGCTCGGCGACCGGGACCTGTCCGGACGCCCGGGTGTTCCTGGACTCCTGCCGACGGGCCGGTTTCACACCGTCGGTGTCGTTCCGCGCGGAGGACTACTCGACGGTCCAGGGGCTCGTCGCCGCCGGCCTCGGGGTCTCGCTCGTACCGTCGCTCGCATTGCGGAGTGCGCGAGACGATGTGGTGATCCGCCCGGTCGTCTGTCCACCGCCCGTCCGCCGGATCGCGCTGGCGACGAACACCCCGCCGGCGCCCGGCGGTCCGGTGGCGGCCCTGCTGTCGGTCGCCCGGGCGGTGGGGGCACAACGATCCACGGACCGCTCCCCCCGTCCGGCCTACACCGTTCCTGCACGACCTGTAAGCGTTGCTTGA